A single genomic interval of Malania oleifera isolate guangnan ecotype guangnan chromosome 11, ASM2987363v1, whole genome shotgun sequence harbors:
- the LOC131168193 gene encoding uncharacterized protein LOC131168193: MFLKFYVIKLYLDLLEIKAFIICSSKISLSLSLALALVRSLLMQEMATELRGGAAALPLSFRRASALRRRVPFFSTMGPPRLGFVALAAKRSPKRLKYSAPRFFKEDGLLYIEADPSGADSWKLDPVVELLKEGAVGVIPTDTVYAIACDMKNNSAIERLRRIKNIETSKPLSILCHSFRDIDTYTTGFPRGDNQGHTNTFRAVKHCLPGPYTFILTASKGLPKQCARYGTTAAKYASRKNVGVRMPNDAICQAILAKLDAPLISTSVKSPKENEWMIDPVVIADTYGPEGLDFVVDGGVRVADPSTVVDMTGSFPKIIRQGKGPKQPWMVTESEDFPLREDNFIPRIV; this comes from the exons atgtttttaaaattttacgtGATAAAACTGTACcttgatttattagaaattaaaGCGTTTATTATTTGTTCAagtaaaatctctctctctctctctctcgctctcgctctgGTTCGCTCGCTCCTAATGCAGGAAATGGCGACGGAACTGAGAGGTGGCGCCGCCGCTCTGCCCCTATCCTTCCGCCGTGCTTCGGCGTTACGACGCCGTGTGCCGTTCTTCAGCACTATGGGACCGCCGCGATTAGGCTTTGTCGCTCTGGCTGCTAAGAGAAGCCCTAAACGTCTCAAGTACTCTGCTCCTCGCTTCTTCAAG GAGGATGGCTTGCTTTACATTGAAGCTGACCCATCAGGAGCAGACAGTTGGAAACTGGATCCAGTTGTTGAACTTTTGAAAGAGGGAGCTGTGGGGGTCATTCCCACAGACACAGT GTATGCAATAGCTTGTGACATGAAAAACAATTCAGCCATAGAACGTCTACGAAG aataaaaaatatagaaactTCAAAG CCCCTTAGTATTTTATGCCACTCCTTCCGGGATATAGATACATATACAACAGGTTTCCCTCGAGGTGATAACCAAGGTCATACGAACACTTTTCGAGCTGTTAAGCATTGCTTGCCCGGTCCT TACACTTTCATCTTAACTGCAAGCAAAGGATTACCAAAACAGTGTGCAAGATATGGGACAACGGCTGCCAAATATGCATCAAGGAAGAATGTTGGTGTCCGTATGCCTAATGATGCCATATGTCAAGCAATTCTAGCGAAGTTGGATGCACCATTAATATCCACAAG TGTCAAGTCACCAAAGGAAAACGAGTGGATGATAGATCCCGTGGTGATAGCGGACACATATGGACCTGAG GGTCTTGACTTTGTTGTTGATGGTGGTGTTAGAGTGGCTGACCCTTCCACTGTAGTTGATATGACAGGGAGTTTTCCAAAAATCATACGACAGGGAAAG GGACCTAAACAACCCTGGATGGTGACAGAAAGTGAGGATTTTCCTCTGCGTGAAGACAACTTCATCCCTCGCATTGTGTAG